The following coding sequences lie in one Fusarium poae strain DAOMC 252244 chromosome 1, whole genome shotgun sequence genomic window:
- a CDS encoding hypothetical protein (BUSCO:59299at5125) — translation MAERKQPNGTGAGTGQVTMSEYKKAQARVRDLVEKRRALERRLTQVEDGIAQKETIYLDSTPSGNIITGFDNYMKGMSGAAAQRRKVGPMEQNRVFSRSSISYRPNNLEGITPGSGGSTPAGATPSSAAFRDGPSNHPTPTSTTAAKNVNKSKKKTVEHEDSENDTSTSKKRTNFGAQRK, via the exons ATGGCTGAAAGAAAGCAACCAAACGGAACTGGAGCTGGGACCGGACAAGTGACGATGTCTGAATACAAGAAGGCTCAAGCCAGAGTTCGGGATTTGGTTGAGAAGCGTAGGGCTCTAGAGCGACGCTTG ACACAAGTTGAAGACGGTATCGCACAGAAAGAAACCATCTACCTGGACAGTACACCAAGCGGCAACATCATCACAGGCTTCGACAATTACATGAAAGGCATGAGCGGCGCGGCAGCACAGCGACGAAAGGTTGGCCCGATGGAACAAAATCGAGTCTTTTCGCGATCATCGATCTCATACCGACCAAACAATCTG GAGGGCATCACCCCGGGATCAGGGGGTTCGACACCAGCTGGCGCGACGCCTTCCTCTGCCGCTTTTCGTGACGGACCTTCGAACCATCCGACGCCGACATCTACAACAGCGGCTAAGAATGtgaacaagtcaaagaagaagacggtCGAGCATGAGGATAGTGAAAATGACACATCAACGAGCAAGAAGCGCACGAATTTTGGAGCGCAGCGCAAATAA